A window from Fragaria vesca subsp. vesca linkage group LG5, FraVesHawaii_1.0, whole genome shotgun sequence encodes these proteins:
- the LOC101305765 gene encoding probable transcriptional regulator RABBIT EARS-like, protein MAELGLLSLTQLQAQNSQSNPRSVWMWNPKQAHDQEDDSWEVRAFAEDTGNVMGTTWPPRSYTCTFCRREFRSAQALGGHMNVHRRDRARLHQVQHPSSISINPSAVSSSNSSFVIPTQEFLAANGGLCLLYQLPHPNNGAFTNSNATAPITPFLNNTTVESSSSSVPSTLLSISPNPLHDYLMTSSSSLVGPHGVSNSIKNSHCQYAKRSAEEDQPLKSGVEDSEELDLELRLGPS, encoded by the coding sequence ATGGCTGAGCTTGGCCTCCTCTCCTTGACCCAGCTCCAAGCGCAAAATTCTCAATCAAACCCTAGATCAGTCTGGATGTGGAACCCTAAGCAGGCGCATGACCAAGAAGACGACTCATGGGAAGTGAGGGCATTTGCGGAGGACACCGGAAACGTGATGGGCACCACGTGGCCGCCGAGGTCTTACACCTGCACATTTTGCCGGAGGGAATTCCGGTCTGCTCAGGCCCTCGGTGGCCACATGAACGTACACCGCCGCGACCGGGCACGCCTCCACCAAGTGCAGCACCCTAGCTCAATCTCAATCAACCCTTCTGCCGTCTCCTCTTCCAATTCTTCATTCGTAATCCCAACTCAAGAGTTCCTCGCCGCCAATGGCGGATTGTGCCTTCTTTACCAATTGCCTCACCCTAATAATGGAGCATTCACTAATAGTAATGCTACTGCTCCCATTACACCTTTTCTTAATAACACTACTGTTGAGTCTTCTTCTTCTTCAGTACCTTCCACTCTTCTCTCCATCTCCCCTAATCCACTCCATGACTACTTAATGACGTCATCGTCTAGTCTTGTGGGACCTCATGGAGTTTCCAATTCCATAAAAAATTCTCATTGTCAATACGCAAAAAGATCGGCGGAGGAAGATCAACCTTTGAAGTCTGGGGTTGAAGATAGTGAAGAGCTTGATTTAGAGCTCCGGCTCGGTCCATCTTGA
- the LOC101310223 gene encoding U5 small nuclear ribonucleoprotein 200 kDa helicase-like yields the protein MSQQNLGGGAEAHARFKQYEYRANSSLVLTTDSRPRDTHEPTGEPESLWGKIEPNTFGDRAYRGRPQELDDKLKKSKKKKERDPNAEPAPLRQSKRRRLHEESVLTATEEGVYQPKTKETRAAYEAMLSVIQQQLGGQPLNIVSGAADEILAVLKNETLKNPEKKKEIEKLLNPIPTTVFDNLVQIGRLITDYQDGGDAGGSAVANGDEALDDDVGVAVEFEENEEDDEESDLDIVQEDEEEDDDDDMAERHESGAMQMGGGIDDDEMQEANEGLSLNVQDIDAYWLQRKISEAYEKQIDPQQCQKLAEEVLKILPEGDDRDVESKLLLHLQFDKFSLIKFLLRNRLKIFWCTRLARAEDQDERKNIEEEMLRLGRKDLDAIVDQLHATRASAKERQKNLEKSIREEARRLKDESGGDGDRSRRGLVDRDADSGWLKSQAQLLDLDSLAQEQSRILVAKKCVLPDGSYRHPSKGYEEIHVPALKPKPFDADERLVKISAMPEWARPAFKGMNQLNRVQSKVYNTALFEAENILLCAPTGAGKTNVAVLTILQQFALHMNKEDGSINHNAYKIVYVAPMKALVAEVVGNLSNRLQDYGVTVRELSGDQSMTRQQIEETQIIVTTPEKWDIITRKSGDRTYTQLVTLLIIDEIHLLHDNRGPVLESIVARTVRQIEATKQHIRLVGLSATLPNFEDVALFLRVDKGKGLFHFDNSYRPVPLSQQYIGIMVRKPLQRFQLMNDLCYEKVMAGAGKNQVLIFVHSRKETAKTARAIRDTALANDTLGRFLKEDSASREILHTHTELVKSNDLKDLLPYGFAIHHAGLNRADRQLVEDLFADGHVQVLVSTATLAWGVNLPAHTVIIKGTQVYDPEKGAWTELSPLDVMQMLGRAGRPQYDSCGEGIIITGHNELQYYLSLMNQQLPIESQFVSKLADQLNAEIVLGTVQNAREACHWLGYTYLFVRMLRNPTLYRLEADVLTRDVLLDERRADLIHSAATILDKNNLIKYDRKSGYFQVTDLGRIASYYYITHGTISTYNEHLKPTMGDIELCRLFSLSEEFKYVTVRQDEKMELAKLLDRVPIPVKESLEEPSAKINVLLQAYISQLKLEGLSLTSDMVYITQSAGRLLRALFEIVLKRGWALLAEKALNLCKMVNKRMWSVQTPLRQFHGITNDILIKLEKKDLAWDRYYDLSSQELGELIRMPKMGRTLHKFIHQFPKLNLAAHVQPITRTVLRVELTITPDFQWEDKVHGYVEPFWVIVEDNDGEYILHHEYFLLKKQYIDEDHTLNFTVQIYEPLPPQYFIRVVSDRWLGSQTVLPVSFRHLILPEKYPPPTELLDLQPLPVTALRNSMYEALYDFKHFNPVQTQVFTVLYNSDDNVLVAAPTGSGKTICAEFAVLRNHQKASETGMRVVYIAPIEGLAKERLKGWQKKFGPKGLNLRVVELTGETATDLKLLEKGQIIISTPEKWDALSRRWKQRKHVQQVSLFIVDEVHLIGGQGGPILEVIVSRMRYIASQGENKIRIVALSTSLANAKDLGEWIGATSHGLFNFPPGVRPVPLEIHIQGVDLANFEARMQAMAKPTYTAIVQHAKNGKPALVYVPTRKHARLTALDLMTYSTVDGAESPPFLLRSAEEIEPFVEKISDEILASTLRHGVGYLHEGLTTDDQDIVSTLFEAEYIQVCVMSGTMCWGVPLSAHLVVVMGTQYYDGRENIHSDYPVTDLLQMMGHASRPKLDNSGKCVIFCHAPRKEYYMKFLYEAFPVESHLHHYLHDNLNAEVVAGIIENKQDAVDYLTWTFLYRRLTQNPNYYNLQGVTQRHLSDYLSELVENTLSDLETSKCVAIEDETDLSALNLGMIASYYYISYTTIERFSSSLTSKTKMKGLLEILTHASEYSQLPIRPGEEEVIRRLINHQRFSFENPKCTDPHVKANALLQAHFARHHVAGNLALDQREVLLSASRLLQAMVDVISSNGWLNLALLAMEVSQMVTQGMWDRDSMLLQLPHFTKELAKRCQENPEKSIERVSDLVDMESDERRELLQELLQLSEAEIEDIEQYCKRFPNIEMTFKVLDSENVMAGEEITLQVDMDRERVGPVDAPRYPKTKEEGWWLVVGDTKTNSLLAIKRVPPQKKAKVKLGFVAPAEAGKKMYTLYFMCDSYLGCDEEHSFTVDVQPAE from the exons ATGTCGCAGCAGAACTTGGGCGGTGGTGCGGAGGCGCACGCCCGGTTCAAGCAGTACGAGTACAGGGCCAACTCGAGCCTGGTCCTCACCACAGACTCTCGGCCACGTGACACGCACGAGCCCACCGGCGAGCCGGAGTCGCTCTGGGGAAAGATTGAACCCAATACCTTCGGCGACAGGGCCTACAGGGGCAGGCCGCAGGAGTTGGATGATAAGCTGAAGAAGTCCAAGAAGAAGAAGGAGCGCGATCCCAATGCGGAGCCTGCTCCTCTTCGGCAGAGCAAGAGGCGCCGGCTCCATGAGGAGAGCGTGCTCACTGCCACGGAGGAAGGTGTTTATCAACCTAAGACGAAGGAGACGCGGGCGGCGTATGAGGCTATGCTTAGTGTCATTCAGCAGCAGTTGGGCGGGCAGCCATTGAATATAGTGAGTGGTGCGGCGGATGAGATTTTGGCTGTGCTTAAGAATGAGACTTTGAAGAACCCTGAGAAGAAAAAGGAGATTGAGAAGTTGCTGAATCCTATACCCACAACGGTGTTTGATAATTTGGTTCAGATTGGTAGGTTGATCACTGACTACCAAGACGGGGGCGATGCTGGTGGGTCGGCTGTGGCTAATGGTGATGAAGCTCTTGATGATGATGTGGGTGTCGCAGTTGAGTTTGAAGAGAATGAGGAAGACGATGAGGAGAGCGATCTTGATATAGTCCAAGAGGACGAGGAAGAGGACGATGATGATGATATGGCTGAACGACATGAGTCTGGGGCTATGCAAATGGGAGGTGGCATTGATGATGATGAAATGCAGGAAGCCAATGAGGGTCTGAGCCTTAATGTTCAGGACATCGATGCTTACTGGCTTCAGAGGAAGATATCTGAAGCTTATGAGAAGCAAATTGATCCTCAACAATGCCAGAAGCTTGCTGAAGAGGTGCTAAAGATCCTTCCTGAAGGTGATGACAGGGATGTCGAATCCAAGCTATTGTTGCATCTCCAGTTTGACAAGTTCAGTCTTATCAAGTTTCTGTTGCGAAACCGGCTGAAGATTTTCTGGTGCACCCGTTTGGCGAGGGCTGAAGATCAAGATGAGAGGAAGAACATCGAGGAGGAAATGTTGCGTCTGGGTCGTAAAGATTTGGATGCAATTGTGGACCAGTTACACGCCACAAGGGCTAGTGCAAAGGAGAGGCAAAAGAACTTGGAGAAGAGTATTAGAGAGGAGGCTCGCAGGTTGAAGGATGAGAGTGGTGGTGATGGGGACAGGTCTAGGAGGGGGCTTGTGGATAGAGATGCTGATAGTGGTTGGTTGAAGAGCCAGGCTCAGCTGCTTGATCTTGATAGCCTCGCACAAGAGCAAAGTAGAATATTGGTGGCAAAGAAGTGTGTTCTTCCGGATGGGTCTTATAGACATCCCAGCAAAGGATATGAAGAAATCCATGTGCCCGCTTTGAAGCCTAAACCATTTGATGCTGATGAGAGACTTGTAAAAATATCTGCCATGCCAGAATGGGCTCGACCAGCTTTCAAAGGAATGAATCAGTTGAACAGGGTGCAAAGTAAAGTCTACAATACTGCTCTTTTTGAAGCCGAAAATATCCTCTTATGTGCACCTACTGGGGCAGGGAAAACTAATGTTGCAGTTCTAACCATCCTTCAGCAGTTCGCGCTGCACATGAACAAAGAGGATGGTTCAATAAACCACAATGCTTATAAGATTGTGTACGTCGCCCCTATGAAGGCTCTTGTTGCTGAAGTCGTTGGTAATTTGTCTAATCGTTTGCAGGATTATGGTGTCACTGTGAGGGAACTAAGTGGTGATCAGTCAATGACTCGCCAACAAATTGAAGAGACTCAGATTATTGTCACAACACCTGAGAAGTGGGATATCATCACCAGAAAGTCAGGAGATCGTACTTATACCCAACTTGTCACACTTCTCATAATTGATGAGATTCACCTTCTTCATGATAATAGAGGCCCTGTTCTTGAAAGCATTGTTGCTAGAACTGTTAGGCAGATAGAGGCTACGAAACAACATATCCGGTTGGTGGGTTTATCTGCTACCCTACCTAACTTTGAGGATGTGGCACTCTTCTTGCGTGTTGATAAGGGTAAGGGTCTGTTTCATTTTGATAATAGTTACAGACCTGTCCCTCTTTCTCAACAGTATATTGGAATCATGGTAAGGAAGCCATTGCAGAGGTTTCAGTTGATGAATGATCTCTGCTATGAAAAGGTGATGGCTGGGGCTGGAAAAAATCAAGTTCTTATTTTTGTCCACTCAAGGAAAGAAACAGCCAAAACAGCTCGTGCTATACGAGATACAGCACTTGCTAATGATACCCTCGGTAGATTTCTGAAAGAAGACAGTGCAAGCAGGGAAATTCTTCATACTCATACTGAATTGGTCAAGAGCAATGATCTCAAAGACCTTCTACCATATGGTTTTGCTATTCATCATGCTGGGTTGAACAGGGCTGACCGTCAACTGGTTGAGGATCTCTTTGCTGATGGGCATGTACAGGTTCTGGTTTCTACTGCGACACTGGCTTGGGGTGTGAATCTTCCTGCTCACACTGTCATAATCAAAGGAACTCAGGTTTATGATCCAGAGAAGGGAGCATGGACTGAACTCAGTCCACTTGATGTTATGCAGATGTTGGGTCGTGCAGGAAGACCTCAGTATGATTCGTGTGGAGAAGGGATAATCATCACTGGACACAATGAACTACAATACTACCTTTCTTTGATGAACCAACAACTTCCTATTGAAAGTCAGTTTGTGTCCAAATTGGCAGATCAATTGAATGCTGAGATCGTTCTTGGTACAGTCCAAAATGCCAGAGAAGCCTGTCATTGGTTAGGATACACTTATTTGTTTGTTCGCATGTTACGTAATCCAACGCTGTACCGTTTGGAAGCTGATGTTCTCACAAGAGATGTTTTATTGGACGAGAGGCGAGCTGATCTG ATCCATTCTGCTGCAACCATCTTGGACAAGAACAATTTGATCAAGTATGATAGGAAAAGCGGATATTTCCAAGTTACAGACCTGGGTCGAATTGCGAGCTATTACTACATAACTCATGGAACAATATCTACATATAATGAGCATTTGAAGCCAACAATGGGGGACATTGAGCTATGTAGATTGTTCTCTCTCAGTGAAGAATTTAAGTATGTCACTGTTCGGCAGGATGAAAAGATGGAACTAGCAAAGTTATTAGATCGTGTTCCAATTCCAGTGAAGGAAAGCCTTGAAGAGCCCAGTGCAAAGATTAATGTTCTGTTGCAAGCATATATTTCACAGCTGAAGCTTGAAGGGCTTTCATTGACATCTGACATGGTTTACATTACTCAG AGTGCTGGGCGTCTTCTACGAGCTCTTTTTGAGATCGTCTTGAAACGGGGATGGGCTTTACTCGCAGAGAAGGCTTTGAACTTGTGTAAAATGGTTAACAAGAGGATGTGGAGTGTCCAGACGCCACTTCGCCAATTCCATGGAATAACAAATGATATTTTAATCAAGTTGGAGAAGAAGGATTTGGCATGGGATAGGTATTATGACCTTTCCTCACAGGAACTTGGGGAGCTTATACGGATGCCGAAGATGGGAAGAACACTCCACAAGTTCATCCACCAGTTCCCCAAATTAAACCTCGCAGCACATGTGCAGCCAATTACTCGCACTGTATTAAGGGTTGAACTTACTATAACACCAGACTTTCAATGGGAGGACAAGGTTCATGGATATGTAGAGCCATTTTGGGTAATAGTGGAGGATAATGATGGAGAGTATATTCTTCATCATGAATATTTTCTGCTGAAGAAGCAGTATATCGATGAGGATCATACTTTGAACTTCACAGTGCAAATTTACGAACCCCTTCCACCTCAATACTTCATCCGTGTCGTGTCGGATAGGTGGCTTGGGTCACAAACTGTTTTACCTGTTTCTTTCAGACACCTTATCTTACCTGAAAAGTATCCTCCTCCGACGGAGTTGTTGGACTTGCAACCGCTTCCTGTAACAGCATTGAGGAATTCTATGTATGAAGCTCTCTATGATTTTAAGCACTTTAACCCTGTCCAGACGCAGGTCTTCACGGTTCTGTATAATTCAGATGACAATGTCTTAGTTGCTGCACCAACAGGGAGTGGCAAGACCATATGTGCAGAGTTTGCTGTATTGAGGAATCATCAAAAGGCCTCTGAGACTGGCATGCGTGTTGTGTACATTGCACCTATCGAAGGTCTTGCCAAAGAACGGCTCAAGGGCTGGCAGAAGAAGTTTGGACCAAAGGGTCTCAATCTACGTGTTGTTGAATTGACAGGGGAAACAGCCACAGACTTAAAGCTGCTTGAGAAAGGTCAGATTATCATCAGCACTCCAGAGAAGTGGGATGCTTTGTCTCGGCGGTGGAAACAGAGGAAACATGTTCAACAGGTTAGCCTTTTTATTGTAGATGAAGTCCACTTAATTGGTGGTCAGGGTGGTCCCATTTTGGAGGTGATAGTCTCTAGGATGAGATATATAGCAAGTCAAGGTGAGAACAAGATTCGTATTGTGGCTCTGTCCACTTCTCTTGCAAATGCCAAGGATCTTGGAGAATGGATTGGTGCTACCTCTCACGGCCTTTTCAATTTTCCACCTGGTGTGCGCCCAGTGCCACTGGAAATACACATTCAAGGGGTGGATTTAGCAAATTTTGAGGCAAGGATGCAAGCAATGGCAAAACCAACATACACTGCCATTGTTCAACATGCCAAGAACGGGAAACCTGCTCTTGTGTATGTTCCTACAAGGAAACATGCCCGCCTAACAGCTTTGGATCTGATGACTTACTCGACTGTAGATGGTGCCGAGAGTCCGCCATTTTTATTGCGGTCCGCAGAGGAGATTGAGCCTTTTGTTGAGAAAATTAGTGATGAAATTTTGGCAAGCACACTGCGCCATGGAGTGGGCTACTTGCATGAGGGCTTAACGACTGATGATCAAGACATTGTGTCAACTCTTTTTGAAGCGGAGTACATTCAAGTGTGTGTCATGAGTGGTACGATGTGTTGGGGAGTGCCGTTGTCTGCCCATTTGGTGGTTGTGATGGGAACCCAATATTATGATGGCCGGGAAAACATTCATTCTGATTACCCTGTTACTGATCTACTGCAGATGATGGGTCATGCCAGTCGCCCTAAGCTTGATAATTCTGGGAAATGTGTCATCTTCTGCCATGCTCCCCGTAAAGAATACTACATGAAGTTCTTATATGAAGCATTCCCTGTTGAAAGCCATCTACACCATTACTTACATGATAACCTAAATGCAGAAGTTGTTGCTGGAATTATTGAGAACAAGCAAGATGCTGTTGATTACCTTACCTGGACCTTCTTGTACAGGAGGCTCACACAAAATCCCAACTATTATAATCTCCAGGGAGTTACTCAGAGGCATCTTTCTGATTACCTCTCAGAGCTTGTTGAAAATACGCTGAGTGACTTGGAGACGAGCAAGTGTGTTGCTATAGAGGATGAGACTGATCTCTCCGCTTTGAATCTTGGCATGATAGCTTCGTATTATTACATCAGTTATACTACGATCGAGCGTTTCAGTTCTTCCTTAACTTCCAAGACAAAGATGAAGGGTCTTCTTGAGATTCTAACTCATGCTTCTGAGTATTCTCAACTTCCTATACGACCTGGGGAGGAAGAGGTTATTCGCAGATTGATCAACCACCAGAGGTTCTCCTTTGAGAATCCCAAATGCACAGATCCTCATGTTAAAGCAAATGCGCTGCTTCAGGCCCATTTTGCGAGGCATCATGTGGCTGGGAACCTAGCATTGGACCAGCGAGAGGTCCTCCTTTCTGCAAGCAGGTTGCTTCAGGCAATGGTTGATGTCATTTCCAGCAATGGTTGGCTAAACCTTGCTCTCCTAGCTATGGAAGTCAGCCAAATGGTTACTCAGGGAATGTGGGATCGTGACTCGATGCTTCTACAGCTTCCTCACTTCACAAAGGAGCTCGCAAAGAGATGCCAAGAAAATCCTGAAAAGAGTATAGAGAGGGTATCTGATCTGGTGGATATGGAGAGTGATGAGAGGCGTGAACTGCTTCAGGAGCTGCTTCAGTTGTCAGAGGCAGAGATTGAAGATATTGAACAATACTGCAAAAGGTTTCCCAACATTGAGATGACATTTAAGGTGTTGGACAGTGAGAATGTAATGGCTGGGGAAGAAATCACTTTGCAAGTTGATATGGACCGTGAACGGGTTGGCCCGGTTGATGCTCCAAGGTATCCCAAGACCAAGGAAGAGGGATGGTGGCTGGTAGTTGGGGATACCAAGACTAACTCGCTGCTTGCCATCAAGAGAGTTCCCCCGCAAAAGAAGGCCAAAGTCAAGCTTGGATTTGTGGCTCCTGCAGAAGCTGGAAAGAAGATGTATACTCTTTACTTCATGTGTGACTCGTACTTGGGATGTGATGAGGAACACAGTTTTACTGTTGATGTCCAACCAGCAGAGTAG